The following proteins come from a genomic window of Solea solea chromosome 3, fSolSol10.1, whole genome shotgun sequence:
- the ndrg2 gene encoding protein NDRG2 produces the protein MTTEMQEIAITEDKPLLTGQADSTKDAELAARILLDQGQEHSVETPHGVLHVTLHGTRTTRRPAILTFHDVGLDGKSCFSPLFKFEEMQEIIKHFTVIHVDAPGQEEGAAAYPTGYQFPSMDTIAEMIPAVLQFFNFRTVIGIGVGAGAYILSKFTLANPDSVEGLVLVNIDPNARGWIDWATQKLSSVTSSLTDQILSHLFSQEELCSNTELVHTHRDRINKASNLVNIELFWKTYNSRRDLCIDRSSTFKCPVMLVVGDQAPYEEAAVECNSKLDPTTTSFLKMADAGGLPQLTQPAKLTEAFKYFIQGMGYMASSCMTRLSRSRTTSLSSSYSMDGSRSRSRTLSQGSQGGQMPSSPSQTMEVSC, from the exons ATGACAACAGAAATGCAGGAGATCGCCATCACTGAGGACAAGCCTTTACTTACGGGTCAGGCTGACTCCACCAAG GATGCTGAACTGGCGGCTAGGATTCTCCTGGACCAGGGACAG GAGCACAGCGTTGAGACGCCTCATGGAGTTCTGCATGTGACCCTTCACGGCACGCGAACCACCCGCAGACCTGCGATCCTCACCTTCCACGACGTGGGCCTGGACG gtAAGAGCTGCTTCTCGCCGCTCTTTAAGTTCGAGGAGATGCAGGAGATCATCAAGCACTTCACCGTGATTCACGTCGACGCTCCGGGACAAGAAGAGGGCGCGGCTGCCTACCCAACGGG TTACCAGTTTCCCTCCATGGACACCATAGCTGAGATGATTCCCGCCGTCCTCCAGTTTTTCAA CTTCCGCACCGTTATTGGCATCGGTGTTGGAGCGGGAGCGTACATCCTCTCCAAGTTCACA CTCGCAAACCCAGATTCAGTGGAAGGTCTGGTTCTGGTCAACATCGACCCCAACGCTCGAGGATGGATCGACTGGGCCACTCAGAag ctcagCTCAGTGACATCATCGCTCACAGATCAGATCCTGTCTCACCTCTTCAGTCAG GAGGAGCTGTgctcaaacacagagctggtgcACACTCACAGAGACAGGATCAATAAAGCGTCGAATCTGGTCAACATTGAGCTTTTCTGGAAAACGTACAACAG CCGCAGAGACTTGTGCATCGACCGCAGCAGCACCTTCaa GTGCCCAGTGATGTTGGTGGTGGGTGATCAGGCTCCGTACGAGGAAGCCGCT GTGGAGTGCAACAGCAAACTGGACCCAACAACCACCTCATTCCTGAAA ATGGCCGACGCTGGTGGTCTCCCACAGCTGACACAG CCCGCTAAACTGACCGAGGCGTTCAAGTACTTCATCCAGGGCATGGGCTACA TGGCGTCATCTTGCATGACCCGCCTGTCCCGCTCGCGCACCACCTCCCTCTCCTCGTCCTACTCCATGGACGGCTCTCGCTCCCGCTCCCGCACGCTGTCGCAGGGATCGCAGGGCGGCCAGATGCCGTCCAGCCCCTCCCAAACCATGGAGGTGTCCTGCTGA